A stretch of DNA from Oscillatoria salina IIICB1:
CTTGTCAACTGATGATATTTAGATTTTTTCAATAATTTTTGTGACGCTTTTTTAGCATCAGGAATACAAGCAAAAGTCTGACGGCTTAATTGTCGGACTTTCTGCTCGGCTTCACGGGCTTCTTTGACCAGATTTTTTTCGAGTTTCTTTAAGTCAGATTCGCGACGCTTCTCGCTTTCAACTACTAACCATCTTTGTGAAATTCCCCCATAGGTTTTGGTGACTTCTTTGTAGCTATATCCTTGGATTTGACTAGGCTGAAGCTCTTCAGAACTGATATCTTGAATCAGTTTCTTTGCTAGTTTAATTGTAACTGGAACGCGACTTAGCCAAGAAATGCTTTGACTTAGTTGAAGATTTTCTTGGCTGTAAAATGCACTATCTACTACCATGAGACTGTCCCATTTTAATTGGGATTTGTAGTCCCTCATGAGCCGAGAAAATTCTTTGGTGTCTGAGTCATTTCCCTTGCCAATTTCTACCCATAATGGCACATCTCCATCGTTGCTACAAATCAAATTCATCATGAATTGTTTTAAGTCTGGTCGCTTATCCTTGGAATAGCCATAGGTGATTTTTACAACTGATGGTTGTTCTTCTTCTTGGAATTGGGGCGATTCGGTTTGATCTTGTCCTTGAACTTGGAATGAACTCGAATCTAAATGGACTGTTCCCACGTCAATTTGGTATTTTTTTACCACTTCCAGAACAATTGAGATAAAGATTTGATTTAATCCCGTTTGATACAGTTCATCTAATACTCTTCCCAAGCGTTCGTCATTCAAATATTCTGGTTTAATTCCTTTTCCCAATAAATGTTCTGTCGCTTTTCCTGAAAAGAAACGACTGAATAAATATAAGGGTGATGAGACTAATCCTAATCCATTCAAAATCATTCCTTTGACCACTTGACCCGCACTAATTTTCTCGGTTTTATGAGAGGGAATCAGTTCATTGATTTGGGAGACGATGCCAATTTCATCAATAATTCCCGCTACGAGACCTAAGTGGTCTAAATTGCTGACTTCAATGGACATAGATTAGCTGCCAAGTATCTTTTTCTCTCATTTAATTTTGACACCTCTTGCCCACTTTTTCCCCTTGACTTGACTCAGTATTTCTACTTAGCCCTACTTGACACACAACATCTTACATTTTGTCGTGCGGAATGTGGGCTGTAAGGTTGTAAAAATTACCACTGCTAATTAGCACTGCTAAATAACAATGTTAAATTTTCTAACCTTACAGGGGTCAGGCTAAGATGAGTAATAAGATAAATCCCAATCATGCTACAAGATAAGTTACAAAGGCACTTCAAGATGAGAAAGGTGAGTAGCGCTTGAGTAAAAAGCACGCCTAAGTCAATGAACCAAAGGAAAAACCAGACACAACAAGGATTACAAGGGACTTTATGCTTCTACAACTCGGAAAACGACAAATTGCTGTTGAAGAAGTAATCTCACTTCTGGAAAAATCTCAATTGCTACCGCAGTTGCAAAGGGAGTTGATTGTCGAACAGGCGATCGCGCCTTATCAGTGTACCCCAGAAGAAGTAGATCGTTTATGCGAACAGCTAGAACCCGAACGCCAGCGTCAGGGAATTTCTCAAGAAAAGTTACGAGCGATCGCTACTCGGAAACTGAGACTGGAAAAATTTAAACAAGCTAACTGGGAGCATAAACTCGGAGGCTACTTTCTCTCGCGCAAAGCTCAACTAGATAAAGTAATCTACCTGTTGCTGCGGACTAAAGAAGCAGAAGTAGCTCAAGAGCTTTATTTCCGCATTCAGGAAGACGAACAATCTTTCTCCGACCTCGCAAAGCAATTTTCCCAAGGTCCAGAAGCGAAAAATGGCGGTAAAATAGGACCGATCGCCATGAGCAATCTTCATCCGCGATTAGCTCAAATTCTCCGCAGCGTTGAACCAGGTAAGCTTGCTCCTCTATTTCGTTTAGAAAATTATTTTGTCATTGTCCGACTGGAAAAAATGCTTCCCGCTCAGTTAGACGAGCGTATGCGTCAGCAATTGCTCAACGAATTGTTTGAAACCTGGCTGAAAGAAAATCTCGACAAAGAAGAAAACGAGCTTCCTGAGACTCCCAAAGAAGAAGTACAGTTGGTTAGTGCGACAACTGAAGCACCTCCCCAACCTGAAGCAAAACCCGATCTCGAACAAGAAGAAGTAGCAGTAGAGGAATTAGAACTTCCCCCAGAATTGCAAGCTGAGGAAATTCCAGAAATTCCGCCAATGGAGGCAGAAATTCCCCCCCAAGAGTCAGTAACAACTACTAAGGCTGAATCAACTGAGTCAACAACAGTTGGTTTTGAAGATACACCGGAAATAGTCGAATTAGCTGACGAAACTCCAGAAACGCCTCGCACTCCTAATCACTGGCAAAAATTCTGGAACAATAAAATAGCAGTTAGATTAGCCGCTTGTCTGGTTCCCTTACTCATCGGTGGATTTTCGCTTTATTACTTAGCGAGTCCCGGGGGACAAAAAACTACAGTTTCGGCTGAAGCTGATGTCCCAGATACAGAAGCTTTCCGAGTTGCGGTTAATCACGCAATGACAGCCGCAAATCTGACTCAAGAAGCAAAAACTACAGAAGAATGGGATCGAGTAGCCAGTGAATGGCAACAAGCGATCGCACTGCTGAAGATTGTGCAAAATGACGATCATAATTATCCTCTCGCTCAAGAGAAAATTGGCGAGTATCAAGAGTATCTTAATTATGCTCAAGATAACGCTACCCAAGCAGTTGATGCTTTCCGCGTGGCTGTGAATAACGCAATGGAAGCAGCAAATTTGACCCAAACAGCCCAGAATAGCGAAGAATGGCAAAAAGTCGCCAGTCATTGGCAAGAAGCGATCGCCCTCATGAAAGCAGTTGAGAAAAATGACCCTAATTATCCTGTCGCACAGGAGAAAATCGCCGAGTATCAAAACTATCTCAACTATGCGAAAAATAATGCTTCCGGCGCTTAGCGAGCGATCGCTAGTAACCGATCGATGCAGCTACGTGAAAAGGTTATGCTAAAATGCCTTCGAGCTAGTGTATCCCCCTCGAAGTGGAAAGGACGCGATCGCTGGCTTGTCTGGTAATCTTGGGCAGCTTTAAAACCTCTTCAATGATGGAAAATTCTTCAATCGAACATTCTCAAACGAATCAACAGAGGTCTTTGCAGAACTTTGTCTACCAAATTATTCGCGATCGCCCCTGGATCTTAATTGGTGGATTATGGACGATCGCCGCGATCGCGGCTGCATACGGTTTTGTCGGTGTATTTAGCGCCGGAAAAGATCCCGAACCGCAAGTAATATCTTCCCCGACGACTACTTTTGAGGAAGTACAGCCCAGAGAATCAAAACCAAAACCCACCCCAAACACCGTACAATCAACTCCCAAAACCGAAAAACCTGTCGAGAGAGTTAACCCAGTCCAAACAGTACAAGAAGAAACCTTTCCTGTCTGGTTATTTGCTGGAATTATTTTCGCCTGTGGTGCGGGTTCTCTCTTCGTACTCAATAGCTTGAAGCCGAGTAATACCCGGAAAACGTTAGTTCGTTCCCAAACCAGACCAAAACCAAAACCAACAAAAGCTAAAATCAACAGTCCAGCACCCTATCGAGAGCGAACTAATCGCCCAAAAGTAAAAAAAAAGAAAAAAAAGTCTCGCCCCCCTGCTAAAGGTTCAGCGATCGCGAAACGCCCTCCACTCAAAGGTAAAAGTAAGCGCCCGAAATCTCCCTTATCTCGTAAATCATCTCCTCTCACCCCCAAACCGATGATTACTGTCTTACCTCCAGAAGAAGTTAATCGATTAGACCAAAAAGAAGAAAGTCTTGCCGATATGCTCGATCTACGCAAGCAACGTTCTCTTTCTTCCTTAATGGATCGACAAAAGTAAGGGGACTGGAGAAATTTTGAGAGAGGGAAGACAAGGGAGAATTGTTGGAAAAACTGGTAAGGTGCTAATCCCCAATCCCCACTACTGACTAGAAGTCTTCAAAAGTTCTTGCCAATCGGCGATCGCCGATTCTAACCACATCCAATTAGAAGCAAGGGCTTCGGGACGAAATTGTTCTGGTGCTTCCGTAATAACTTTTTGACGTAATTTTATGGCTTTATCATCAAGAAATTCTTGTTGATTTCCCGATTGATTTTCTGCTAATTTCCAAAGTCCTAAAGCCAGTCCAGCATAAGGATTTAATCGTTCTTCGGGTGGCAGATTTGCTGTTATTTCTGGTTGTTTTTCCATCAAATCAAGTGCATCATACCAAGCTTGTAAAGCCTCATTATATTGACCTTCAGAATAATAAGCAAAGCCTAAAGCATTTAAATAAATTACCGAATTAGCTCCTTGTTGAAAAGCTATTTCCCAGTAACGTCGCGCATCACTAATACTGTAATTTTCATTGCCAACTTTAACAAATTGCCAAGCTAATCTTCCCCGTAAAAAACTAATTTCTGGGTCGTTAAGTTGTTCGGGAGGAACCGCAGCTAAAGCCGCCTGCGCTTGAGGTAAAGCATTACGTTCTAATAAAGCAAGAACTGCGACTTCTCCTTGTTCGATATTTCCTTGAGAAAATTGTTCGATTGCTATTCCCGCAACGGTAGAAGTTTCTGCCGTTTCTAAATTAATAGTTGACGAAAGATCGGGTTCAGAAGTCTCATTTGGTACGGGAGCAATGAGCGGATTTGATAATAACTCTCTGGGGGTTGGTTCGCGGTTAAGAAAGAACCACAAACCGAAAACAGCGATCGCTACTAGCCCGGTTGCACTTAATAGCTTAGTAATTAAACCTTTATTTCGCCACCTACTAGGTGCTTTTTTCGCTGGTTGTGGGTTTGTAGTTGCTTCGGGTTCAACAGCAGTTATTTCTGGTTGAGAAACAGTTTCCTTATCTAGCTGAATATTTTCTTCCTCAACTGCTTCTGGTTGTTCAGAATCAACTTCAGTAATTGGGGAATTTCCCGAAAATTCACTCAATAAATCTCGAACTAAAGCTGAAGCTTCCTCATCATCCTCACCACTGCTGGAAAATTCTGCCAAGAATTCATCTTCATCTCGATCCTCAAAACCGAGGTCATCTTCTTCAGACAAATCATTTGGTAAACGTGGTAATTTATTAGCACGCTTGCGATCGTCAAAAAAAGAAGCAGAAGTCATGCGTTCAGAAGGCAAAAATAAAGCTTCTTCTTCTTCAGTTAGGTTGTCTGCTATCAATAATTCATCAGAAAATTCCGGACAATCCTCATCAGTCGGCGGTTCCAAATCAATCAAACTACCATCAAATTCTGGATGTAAATAAAGTACAGGTAAAGCCCAGTATAATTGGTTGGAACCATAAGCAGAAATTAAACCTTGTCTAGCACGACTGACACTTTTATCGATCGGATATCCTTGATTGATATTACGATAAAGAAATTTCGTCAAACTTAAGGCTACTCGATCGGGAATGCGTTCCGCCATCGCCAAAACAGCAGGAATACCCCGTTTAACCAAAGCTTGGGCTAAATTGCGTTCAGTAACGGATTCTCCACTTTCCTCAAAAGCACCGCGACAAGAGTTAAAGACAGCGAATTTAATCCCATTATTCACCAATAATCCGGCTAAATCATCGCCATAGATTCTCTCAGTTAACCCAGTTTGACGACTAACTAAATAGATATCACCACCAGATTCTCCCAAATTTGAGTGACCAGCGTAGTGAAAAACCTGATACGATCCTTGTTCGAGAGCTTGAGTAAGTTGCTCTCGTCCCGGTTGTTCGAGAATAGTTAACTCTATCGGTGGTAAATTGTTCGGTGGACTGTAGCGTAATTCCTCTTGCAACTCGCGCGCTTCCCGTTTTAACTCCAAACTTTCTCGATCGCTGGGAGCCGCGATCGCCATTAAAATTTTTAATGGTTGTTCTGGCTCTAATTTTGCCACTACTGCGGGATTGAGCAGACAAATATTCGGTTGATAACGAGAAAACGCAATATCAGTAACGCTAGCTAAAGGACGATCTTCGGCGTGGAGAACCTCCCAAGGTAAGCGAGTTGTCGCCACATCCTTAAATCCTAAACGCAAACGGATGTAAGAGCGTTGATTGTGAGCAATACCTTGCGCGATCGCCCAACTCTCCCGTAACTTACCATAAAACAAAGCCTGATAAAGTTGCTTACCAAAACTAACCAAATTCAGAGAAGATTGATTAGCCGTCTCCGACTCATCCGTCTCCGTAAAAATAAAATCATCTTCAAACCAACTATTACCTTGCAACAAACGCAACAAAGGGTCATTCATCAAATGCTTCGCTTGCGCTAACCATTCTTCAGTAGACCAAATTACCTTCTCCTCAGCAGGAGGTACTCCTGGTGCGACTTTCTCAGTCCGCACCAGATATTCATCATTTCCAAGGGGAGTTACAGAAAGCTGAAATTCCTGGGGCATTAAGTTCTCTATAGCTCAATTTCACGCCACGAGCAAAACTTCTCTTGTATAC
This window harbors:
- a CDS encoding IS1634 family transposase, which translates into the protein MSIEVSNLDHLGLVAGIIDEIGIVSQINELIPSHKTEKISAGQVVKGMILNGLGLVSSPLYLFSRFFSGKATEHLLGKGIKPEYLNDERLGRVLDELYQTGLNQIFISIVLEVVKKYQIDVGTVHLDSSSFQVQGQDQTESPQFQEEEQPSVVKITYGYSKDKRPDLKQFMMNLICSNDGDVPLWVEIGKGNDSDTKEFSRLMRDYKSQLKWDSLMVVDSAFYSQENLQLSQSISWLSRVPVTIKLAKKLIQDISSEELQPSQIQGYSYKEVTKTYGGISQRWLVVESEKRRESDLKKLEKNLVKEAREAEQKVRQLSRQTFACIPDAKKASQKLLKKSKYHQLT
- a CDS encoding peptidylprolyl isomerase codes for the protein MLLQLGKRQIAVEEVISLLEKSQLLPQLQRELIVEQAIAPYQCTPEEVDRLCEQLEPERQRQGISQEKLRAIATRKLRLEKFKQANWEHKLGGYFLSRKAQLDKVIYLLLRTKEAEVAQELYFRIQEDEQSFSDLAKQFSQGPEAKNGGKIGPIAMSNLHPRLAQILRSVEPGKLAPLFRLENYFVIVRLEKMLPAQLDERMRQQLLNELFETWLKENLDKEENELPETPKEEVQLVSATTEAPPQPEAKPDLEQEEVAVEELELPPELQAEEIPEIPPMEAEIPPQESVTTTKAESTESTTVGFEDTPEIVELADETPETPRTPNHWQKFWNNKIAVRLAACLVPLLIGGFSLYYLASPGGQKTTVSAEADVPDTEAFRVAVNHAMTAANLTQEAKTTEEWDRVASEWQQAIALLKIVQNDDHNYPLAQEKIGEYQEYLNYAQDNATQAVDAFRVAVNNAMEAANLTQTAQNSEEWQKVASHWQEAIALMKAVEKNDPNYPVAQEKIAEYQNYLNYAKNNASGA
- a CDS encoding CHAT domain-containing protein — translated: MPQEFQLSVTPLGNDEYLVRTEKVAPGVPPAEEKVIWSTEEWLAQAKHLMNDPLLRLLQGNSWFEDDFIFTETDESETANQSSLNLVSFGKQLYQALFYGKLRESWAIAQGIAHNQRSYIRLRLGFKDVATTRLPWEVLHAEDRPLASVTDIAFSRYQPNICLLNPAVVAKLEPEQPLKILMAIAAPSDRESLELKREARELQEELRYSPPNNLPPIELTILEQPGREQLTQALEQGSYQVFHYAGHSNLGESGGDIYLVSRQTGLTERIYGDDLAGLLVNNGIKFAVFNSCRGAFEESGESVTERNLAQALVKRGIPAVLAMAERIPDRVALSLTKFLYRNINQGYPIDKSVSRARQGLISAYGSNQLYWALPVLYLHPEFDGSLIDLEPPTDEDCPEFSDELLIADNLTEEEEALFLPSERMTSASFFDDRKRANKLPRLPNDLSEEDDLGFEDRDEDEFLAEFSSSGEDDEEASALVRDLLSEFSGNSPITEVDSEQPEAVEEENIQLDKETVSQPEITAVEPEATTNPQPAKKAPSRWRNKGLITKLLSATGLVAIAVFGLWFFLNREPTPRELLSNPLIAPVPNETSEPDLSSTINLETAETSTVAGIAIEQFSQGNIEQGEVAVLALLERNALPQAQAALAAVPPEQLNDPEISFLRGRLAWQFVKVGNENYSISDARRYWEIAFQQGANSVIYLNALGFAYYSEGQYNEALQAWYDALDLMEKQPEITANLPPEERLNPYAGLALGLWKLAENQSGNQQEFLDDKAIKLRQKVITEAPEQFRPEALASNWMWLESAIADWQELLKTSSQ